The DNA window ACGGAACCGGCTGGCCACTGCCCTACCCGTGGACTCGTCCGGATGGGCGGGCCGTTTCCCGTGGCCAGCCGGTCGGTGCTGTCGGCTCACTGTGCCGCGGTGTCGCTGGTGGCCTGGCGGTTCCGTTTCCTGCCGAACACCAGCATCCCGGTGAGTACCGCCGCGACCAGGAGGATCGCCATGACGACCAGCATCGGGTACGGCCCGAACTGGACGATCAACGGGATGGCGGCCGCGGTGACCAGTCCGCCGCCGAAGAACGGTTCCAGCAGGAGCTGTTTGTAACCGAACGCGGGGTAGGCGGGGGTGCGCAGTTCCGGGTCGGCGACGCGCATCAGGATCAGGCCGGTCGCGGTGACGCCCATCGACTGGCCGAAGTCGCCGATACCGCGCTCGAACCAGTAGTCCGGGAGCATGCGGGGGGCGAGCAGCACGAAGGCGCTGATACACCACACCACGCCGAGCACGGTCAGCAGCAGGAACGGGACGATGTTGGCCGCGATGACCTGCAGGGAGAGCGACCCCAGGGCGGAGATCACCAGCATGTCCAGGGAGAAGCCCTGGATGCGTTCCACCATCTGCCGGTCGACGATCTCTCGCTTGTCGAACCGGTCGATGAGGAGCTGGAGGATGATGCCGCCGATCATGGCCAGGGGGAACAGGGGAACGTAGGCGAACAGTTCCAGCTGGTCGGCCCACAGCCAGGACTCCAGGTACTGCAGCGCCCAGAGGATGAGCTGGCCGATGAGCACGGCGATCGCGAGCACCCCGAAGTGCAGTGCGAGCGGTTCCACGGAGGAGGGGTGCACGGTCAGGGTCGCGGCGGCGCGCCGGTTCTCCTTCTCCACCAGGCCCATCTGCTCCGAGACCGAGGGGGAGGACCCGGCGCGGAGCTGGGTGCTCTTACCGCTGCGTACGCCCCAGTTGATCAGGATGATCCCGGCGATGATGCCGGTGAGCAGGCCGATGGTGGCCATGCCGAGGGCGAGGTCCTGGCCTTCGGGGAAGCCCACCTCCTCGAAGGTGTTCCCCAGGCCGCCGGCCGTGCCGTGGCCGCCCTCGAATCCGATCTCGATGAGCGCGCCGGTCAGTGGGGGCAGGCCGAAGACGGGGCCCAGGACGAGGATGGCGAGCAGCAGGCCCAGGACGTACTGTCCGGCGCTGAGCGTGAAACCGAACGCGACCTGGGGGCCGGCGAGCCGTCCCGCTTCCCGTGGTTTGGGGATGCGTTTGCCCAGGAACATGCCGGCGAAGATGACCGAGATCAACAGGCCGGGAAGCGCACCCCAGACTTCCAGGATGTCCGCGCCGAAGAGGCCGTTCTCCGCGAGGGGCTCCGCCCAGTCGGCACCGGTCAGGCCCACCAGGCTGCCCAGGATGTCGGGCCCGAGGAGGAGGGCGATGCCGCCGCCGATGATGGAGCTGGGGAGGAAGAGGCGTTGGGTCAGTTTCCACTTGACTCGCACGAGCTTGGCGATCAGCAATAGTACGCCGAGAAGCAGCAGCGAGAAACCGATGATTTCAGGGGACAATGACTACCTTTCCACCGAACGGAGCGCCATCGGGCCAGCGCGTGCCGCACGGCCCCCGGGCGCCTTTGACCGGAGTGAGCTACATCGCAGCCTGCCTGCAGCGGCATCCTAGTCGCTGTGCGAACCTGAGAAGAACGTTCGAAAAGCGAAAAATGTCCAATCAAGGGATACTGAACAGGGGTAAGTGACATATGCCACTACCGGTCCCTCGACATTATTGGTTCGCCCCCGGGGCGGTCGCGCACCGTTCCGGGCCGTGTCCCCTCACCGGCCCGGAACGGTCGTCTCACAGCTGCACGCCGGTCAGTACCATCGTCCGCTCGTAGGTGAGGTCCTCCATCGCCGGACGCACCCCCTCCTTGCCCACACCGGACTTCTTCACCCCGCCGTAGGGCATCTGGTCCGCTCGGTAGGAGGGCACGTCACCGATGATCACACCTCCCACCTCGAGCTCCCGGTGCGCCCGGAACGCCACCTGGATGTCAGGGGTGAACACGCCCGCCTGCAGCCCGTAGTCGCTGTTGTTGACCTCGGCGAAGGCCTCGTCCACCCCGCTGACCCGGCGCACCGCCAGCACCGGGCCGAAGGCCTCCTCCCGCACCACGGCGGAGTCCGCGGGAGCGTCCGTGAGCACCGCCGGTGTGACGGAACCGCCCTCCCGTTCCCCGCCGGTGAGAAGACGGGCGCCGCCCCGCACGGCGTCCTCGATCCAGCCGGCCACCCGGGCGGCGGCGCCCTCGTCGATCAACGGCCCCACCTCGGTGGCGGGGTCGCGCGGGTCACCGGTGGGAAGCTCGGCGACCCGTTCCACCAGACGTTCGACGAACTCGTCGTGGACCTCGTCGGCGACGATCACCCGCTGCACGCCAATGCAGACCTGGCCCGCCTG is part of the Haloactinospora alba genome and encodes:
- a CDS encoding sodium/glutamate symporter, with product MSPEIIGFSLLLLGVLLLIAKLVRVKWKLTQRLFLPSSIIGGGIALLLGPDILGSLVGLTGADWAEPLAENGLFGADILEVWGALPGLLISVIFAGMFLGKRIPKPREAGRLAGPQVAFGFTLSAGQYVLGLLLAILVLGPVFGLPPLTGALIEIGFEGGHGTAGGLGNTFEEVGFPEGQDLALGMATIGLLTGIIAGIILINWGVRSGKSTQLRAGSSPSVSEQMGLVEKENRRAAATLTVHPSSVEPLALHFGVLAIAVLIGQLILWALQYLESWLWADQLELFAYVPLFPLAMIGGIILQLLIDRFDKREIVDRQMVERIQGFSLDMLVISALGSLSLQVIAANIVPFLLLTVLGVVWCISAFVLLAPRMLPDYWFERGIGDFGQSMGVTATGLILMRVADPELRTPAYPAFGYKQLLLEPFFGGGLVTAAAIPLIVQFGPYPMLVVMAILLVAAVLTGMLVFGRKRNRQATSDTAAQ